The following are encoded together in the Fusobacterium perfoetens genome:
- the aroB gene encoding 3-dehydroquinate synthase — protein MNREKEIFIDLKERSYKIEIKRGLLEEIGKKIKKIKEYNKIVIITDENVGKFYLDRLTKTLREENFLVYDIIIPAGEKSKNLYEAEKVYNDLALYKITRGDLIITLGGGVVGDLGGFVASTFLRGIDFIQVPTSLLSQIDSSIGGKVAVDLPSGKNMVGSFYQPKGVFIDPELLKTLPTRYLHDGLGETIKCGLIRDKKLFELFENIKGDSEVLERAEEIIFGCCMVKKVMVENDEFDRGDRMILNFGHTIGHSIEKNYNYETYTHGECVSIGMCEITKISEKLGLTPKGTADRIKILLEKFSLPTTTTLSKEKILEGISSDKKNFGNKINLIILKDIGNGEIFKIDSKDLEKYIV, from the coding sequence ATGAATAGAGAAAAAGAAATATTTATAGATTTAAAAGAAAGGTCATACAAAATAGAGATTAAAAGAGGACTTTTAGAAGAGATTGGTAAAAAAATAAAAAAGATAAAAGAATACAACAAAATTGTCATTATAACTGATGAAAATGTAGGAAAATTTTATCTTGATAGACTTACAAAAACTCTTAGAGAAGAAAATTTTTTAGTCTATGATATTATAATTCCTGCTGGTGAAAAAAGCAAAAATCTTTATGAAGCGGAAAAAGTTTATAATGACTTAGCTCTTTATAAAATCACAAGAGGAGATCTTATTATCACTTTAGGTGGTGGAGTTGTGGGAGATCTTGGAGGATTTGTTGCATCAACTTTTTTAAGAGGGATAGATTTTATTCAAGTGCCAACATCACTTCTTTCTCAAATTGATAGTAGTATTGGAGGAAAAGTTGCAGTTGATCTGCCTAGTGGAAAAAATATGGTAGGAAGTTTTTACCAACCAAAAGGAGTTTTTATAGATCCAGAACTTTTGAAAACTTTACCTACAAGATATCTTCACGATGGACTTGGAGAGACTATTAAATGTGGATTAATAAGAGATAAAAAACTATTTGAACTTTTTGAAAATATAAAAGGTGACAGTGAAGTTTTAGAAAGAGCTGAAGAGATAATTTTTGGTTGCTGTATGGTTAAAAAAGTTATGGTTGAAAATGATGAATTTGATAGAGGAGATAGAATGATTTTAAACTTTGGTCATACTATTGGTCACTCTATTGAAAAAAATTATAACTATGAAACTTATACCCACGGAGAATGTGTAAGTATAGGAATGTGTGAGATAACAAAAATTTCTGAAAAGTTAGGACTAACACCAAAAGGAACAGCTGACAGAATAAAAATTCTTTTAGAAAAATTCTCTCTTCCAACTACAACAACTCTTTCAAAAGAAAAAATATTAGAGGGGATCTCTAGTGATAAGAAAAATTTTGGAAACAAGATAAATTTAATAATTTTGAAAGATATTGGAAATGGAGAAATTTTTAAAATTGATTCAAAGGATTTAGAAAAATATATAGTTTAA
- the aroA gene encoding 3-phosphoshikimate 1-carboxyvinyltransferase — translation MKSLVITPNSLNGEVVIPSSKSIGHREIICSGLASGKSIVDNISISKDIEATIEGLKSFGAKINEIPSKFQGRCAFSIEGTDGKINLKNKVIDCKESGSTLRFLIPLGILSNEKIIFTGSGKLVERPLDPYFEIFNEKGIEYKTFNDKINLPLEINGNLKSGVYSVVGNISSQFISGLLFTLPLCDGDSVIEITTKLESESYINLTLDALKKYGIEIINEDHKRYIIKGNQKYKNIETSVEGDYSQGAFWLVAGALSENIKSIGLGFGSIQGDQKIVDILKKMNVNLKISENEIISIESKTRGTIIDGSDCPDIIPILTVLASVSEGVTKIINSERLRYKECDRLTAIATELNKIGADIQELSDGLIINGKKSLKGGEVSCWNDHRIAMSLAIASIKCREKLILRGTECVEKSYPEFWKDFVSLGGKIEEI, via the coding sequence ATGAAAAGTCTAGTAATAACACCAAATTCTTTAAATGGAGAGGTAGTAATCCCCTCTTCAAAAAGTATTGGACATAGAGAGATAATTTGTAGCGGTCTAGCTAGTGGAAAAAGCATAGTGGATAATATAAGTATATCAAAAGATATTGAGGCTACTATTGAGGGACTTAAAAGTTTTGGTGCAAAGATAAATGAAATTCCATCAAAATTTCAAGGAAGATGTGCTTTTTCTATTGAGGGAACAGATGGAAAAATAAATCTAAAAAATAAAGTTATAGACTGCAAGGAATCTGGTTCAACTTTAAGATTTCTTATACCACTTGGGATTTTATCAAATGAAAAAATAATTTTTACTGGTTCTGGAAAACTTGTTGAAAGACCACTTGACCCATATTTTGAGATTTTTAATGAAAAGGGAATAGAGTATAAAACTTTTAACGATAAAATAAATCTCCCCTTAGAAATAAATGGAAATTTAAAATCTGGTGTTTATTCGGTGGTTGGAAATATTAGCTCTCAATTTATCTCTGGACTTTTATTTACTCTTCCACTATGTGATGGAGATTCAGTTATAGAGATTACTACAAAACTTGAATCAGAAAGTTATATAAATTTGACTCTTGACGCTTTAAAAAAATATGGAATTGAAATTATAAATGAAGATCATAAAAGATATATTATAAAGGGAAATCAAAAATATAAAAATATTGAAACATCTGTTGAGGGAGATTATTCTCAAGGAGCTTTTTGGTTAGTGGCTGGAGCTTTATCAGAAAATATTAAATCTATTGGACTCGGGTTTGGTTCGATTCAGGGTGACCAAAAGATAGTTGATATTTTAAAAAAAATGAATGTTAATTTAAAAATTTCTGAAAATGAGATAATATCAATAGAAAGTAAAACTAGAGGAACTATAATAGACGGCTCTGATTGTCCAGATATTATTCCGATACTTACAGTTCTAGCATCAGTAAGTGAAGGAGTAACAAAAATAATAAATTCAGAACGTTTGAGATATAAAGAGTGTGATAGACTTACAGCTATTGCCACAGAGCTTAATAAAATTGGGGCAGATATACAAGAACTTTCAGACGGACTTATTATAAATGGTAAAAAATCTTTAAAAGGTGGAGAAGTTTCTTGTTGGAATGATCATAGAATAGCTATGAGTTTGGCAATCGCCTCAATAAAATGTAGAGAAAAATTAATTTTAAGAGGAACTGAGTGTGTAGAAAAATCTTATCCAGAGTTTTGGAAAGATTTTGTGAGCCTTGGTGGAAAGATAGAGGAGATCTGA
- the aroC gene encoding chorismate synthase: MNSFGRKLKLTIFGESHGLSVGAVIDGLPSGIELDLDFIKSEMSRRAPGKNKISTTRKETDDFIIESGFFNGYTTGTPLCVRIKNSDTHSKDYSILKNLMRPSHGDYSGFVKYKGFNDYRGGGSFSGRLTASIVFAGSIAKQILKERYNIEIFSHIYSIKNIEDRPFNLIGEPKEILSKLLEKKLPVLDDEKILLMEDEILKAKSMGDSVGGVIECMVNNVGAGLGFPFFDSVESVISHGVFSIPSVKGIEFGKGFDITKLFGSSANDEYYFDEEKNIKTKTNNNGGILGGITNGMPIIFRVAIKPTPSISLPQHTINISEKTNEILEIKGRHDPCIVQRAVPVIENITAFTILDLILSN, from the coding sequence ATGAATAGTTTTGGAAGAAAATTAAAACTTACAATTTTTGGAGAATCTCACGGATTATCTGTTGGAGCAGTTATTGATGGATTGCCTTCTGGTATTGAGCTTGATTTAGATTTTATAAAAAGTGAGATGTCAAGGAGAGCTCCGGGAAAAAATAAGATTTCAACTACTAGAAAAGAAACAGATGATTTTATAATAGAAAGTGGATTTTTCAATGGATATACAACAGGGACTCCCCTTTGTGTAAGGATTAAAAATAGTGATACTCATTCAAAGGATTACTCTATTTTAAAAAATCTTATGCGTCCATCTCACGGAGATTACTCTGGGTTTGTAAAATATAAAGGTTTTAATGATTATCGTGGTGGTGGAAGTTTTTCAGGTAGGCTTACTGCATCGATTGTTTTTGCTGGAAGTATAGCTAAACAAATTTTAAAAGAGAGATATAATATAGAGATATTTTCTCATATTTATTCAATTAAAAATATAGAGGATAGACCTTTTAATTTAATTGGAGAGCCTAAAGAAATTTTATCTAAACTTTTAGAAAAAAAACTCCCTGTATTAGATGATGAAAAAATACTTCTTATGGAAGATGAGATTTTAAAAGCTAAATCAATGGGAGATTCTGTTGGTGGAGTTATAGAATGTATGGTAAATAATGTAGGAGCTGGACTTGGTTTTCCATTTTTTGATTCTGTTGAAAGTGTAATTTCTCACGGAGTTTTTTCTATTCCAAGTGTAAAAGGGATAGAGTTTGGAAAAGGTTTTGATATTACAAAACTTTTTGGAAGTAGTGCTAATGATGAATACTATTTTGATGAAGAAAAAAATATAAAAACCAAAACTAATAATAATGGTGGGATATTAGGCGGAATAACAAATGGAATGCCGATTATTTTCAGAGTGGCTATAAAACCAACTCCATCAATATCACTACCACAACATACAATAAATATATCAGAAAAAACAAATGAAATCTTAGAGATAAAAGGGCGTCACGACCCTTGTATAGTTCAAAGAGCTGTTCCTGTTATAGAAAATATTACGGCTTTTACTATTTTAGATTTAATTTTATCAAACTGA
- the aroE gene encoding shikimate dehydrogenase gives MEKLDLQKIREDIDIIDRELAHLFEKRMDIVLKVAEYKKQNNLPVKDKAREEKILAKCETLVENKEYAEGLKKVLRDIMDFSCDIQEKELKKDKIKFGLLGKKLGHSISPKIHKEIFKNLNIDEDYSLVELEENQIESFFKNEIKNYRGLNVTIPYKIKVMEFIDEISKEAREIGAINTIFQKDGKLYGYNTDYFGFKRMLEENKIFVNGKNSVILGAGGGARAVIKYLIDENAKNILIVARNLEKAKKELKDLVKDRKNISFMDFESFERREEEGYLIVNCTPVGMYPNVDDSPISKEISKKYENSVDLIYNPSETKFLKFARENEKKFVNGLYMLIAQAVEAEEIWQERKISNEVIKNIMKEEL, from the coding sequence ATGGAAAAACTTGATTTACAAAAGATAAGAGAAGATATAGATATAATTGATAGAGAACTTGCTCATCTTTTTGAAAAAAGAATGGATATAGTTTTAAAAGTTGCTGAGTATAAAAAACAAAATAATCTTCCTGTAAAAGATAAGGCTCGTGAAGAAAAAATTCTCGCTAAATGTGAAACTTTGGTAGAAAATAAAGAATACGCAGAGGGACTTAAAAAAGTTTTGAGAGATATTATGGATTTTAGTTGTGATATTCAAGAAAAAGAATTAAAAAAAGATAAAATAAAATTTGGTTTGCTTGGAAAGAAACTAGGGCATAGTATATCTCCTAAAATTCACAAAGAAATATTTAAAAATCTAAATATTGATGAAGATTATTCATTGGTTGAATTAGAAGAAAATCAGATAGAAAGCTTTTTTAAGAATGAAATTAAAAATTATAGAGGACTTAATGTAACTATTCCTTATAAGATAAAAGTTATGGAATTTATAGACGAGATTTCCAAAGAAGCTCGTGAAATTGGAGCTATTAATACTATTTTTCAAAAAGATGGAAAACTTTATGGATATAATACTGATTACTTTGGTTTTAAAAGAATGCTAGAAGAAAATAAAATTTTTGTAAATGGAAAAAATTCAGTAATTCTTGGAGCTGGTGGTGGAGCTAGAGCTGTTATTAAATATCTAATAGACGAAAATGCTAAAAATATCCTAATTGTTGCAAGAAATCTTGAAAAAGCTAAAAAAGAATTAAAAGACTTGGTAAAAGATAGAAAAAATATAAGTTTTATGGATTTTGAAAGTTTTGAAAGAAGAGAGGAAGAGGGATATTTAATAGTTAATTGCACTCCTGTTGGAATGTATCCAAATGTTGATGACTCTCCTATAAGCAAAGAGATATCAAAAAAATATGAAAACTCAGTAGATTTGATTTATAATCCAAGTGAAACAAAATTTTTAAAATTTGCAAGGGAAAATGAAAAAAAATTTGTAAATGGTCTTTATATGCTTATTGCTCAAGCTGTTGAGGCTGAAGAAATTTGGCAAGAAAGAAAAATAAGTAACGAAGTTATCAAGAATATAATGAAGGAGGAGTTATGA
- the aroQ gene encoding type II 3-dehydroquinate dehydratase translates to MRILVINGPNINMLGIREKNIYGVNDYNSLVEKIKKEASELDCQVDFFQSNIEGEIITSIQKAFGVYDGIIINPAAYTHYSIGILDALKSVNIPAIEIHISNIYQREDFRKKSVTAEGCIGQISGLGFEGYTLALRGLVNLLK, encoded by the coding sequence ATGAGAATACTTGTTATAAATGGACCAAATATTAATATGCTTGGAATAAGAGAAAAAAATATTTATGGCGTCAATGATTATAATTCCTTAGTTGAAAAAATAAAAAAAGAGGCTAGTGAGCTAGATTGCCAAGTTGATTTTTTTCAAAGTAATATTGAAGGAGAAATAATAACTTCTATTCAAAAAGCTTTTGGCGTCTATGATGGTATAATTATTAATCCTGCTGCTTATACTCATTATAGTATTGGGATTTTAGATGCATTAAAATCTGTAAATATTCCTGCAATAGAAATTCATATAAGTAATATTTATCAAAGGGAAGATTTTAGAAAAAAATCTGTAACTGCTGAAGGTTGTATCGGTCAAATATCAGGTTTAGGTTTTGAAGGATATACTTTGGCATTAAGAGGTCTTGTTAATCTGTTGAAATAA
- a CDS encoding uridine kinase family protein, producing MEKITESRQYETIKIIFLKSMSELFPNYNVELQNSLNYGSYGEVFDKNEIVELSNEDYEKVKEQMKKTIDENLPITLATDDIELMKENWRKIERDDIRELLKNCGWAKIKAFQVGGYTDYFYLEPEKLTGLVKDFDLYKYDRGFILKTPMEVFDWNVAPMKDTPKIAQAFQEGNDWERIMGINFAGSLNKKVFKREIAELIMLNETLHTKKINKFANEIIKNDKIKIVTIAGPSSSGKTTLSKKLRLHLQTSGIKTLAISLDDYYVGRANVPLDENGNKDFETIHALDTKLLNENLRDLIAGKEVELPLYDFFTGERKPVGHIEKLEENGIIILEGIHGLNDELTKYIPRENKYKIYISCLTQTNMDRHNRVHTTDVRKIRRIVRDSLSRATTGEETLEMWNSVRKGEEKWIFPFQEEADAIFNSSLCYELGVLKPYAIRELIKIDIESPQYEEAKKLVELLSCFVDIETELVPSDSLLKEFIGGSVFYNY from the coding sequence ATGGAAAAAATTACAGAGAGTAGACAATATGAAACAATAAAAATAATATTTTTAAAATCTATGTCAGAACTATTCCCAAACTATAATGTTGAATTACAAAATTCATTAAATTATGGTTCTTATGGAGAGGTTTTTGATAAAAATGAGATTGTAGAGCTTTCTAATGAAGATTATGAAAAAGTCAAAGAACAAATGAAAAAAACTATTGATGAAAATCTTCCAATAACTCTTGCTACAGATGATATAGAGCTTATGAAAGAAAATTGGAGAAAGATTGAAAGAGATGATATAAGAGAGCTTTTAAAAAATTGTGGTTGGGCAAAAATAAAAGCTTTTCAAGTGGGAGGATATACAGATTATTTCTATCTTGAACCAGAAAAATTAACTGGTCTTGTAAAAGATTTTGACCTTTATAAATATGATAGAGGGTTTATATTAAAAACTCCAATGGAAGTTTTTGATTGGAATGTAGCTCCTATGAAAGATACTCCTAAAATAGCTCAAGCTTTCCAAGAGGGAAATGATTGGGAAAGAATAATGGGTATTAATTTTGCAGGAAGTTTAAATAAAAAAGTTTTCAAAAGAGAAATAGCAGAACTTATTATGCTTAATGAAACTCTTCACACAAAAAAAATTAATAAATTTGCAAATGAAATTATAAAAAATGATAAAATAAAAATAGTTACAATAGCTGGACCATCATCATCAGGAAAGACAACTCTTTCTAAAAAATTAAGATTACATCTTCAAACTAGCGGAATAAAGACTTTGGCAATCTCTTTAGATGATTATTATGTAGGAAGAGCCAATGTACCACTTGATGAAAATGGAAATAAAGATTTTGAAACAATTCACGCTCTTGATACAAAACTTTTAAATGAAAATTTAAGAGATTTGATTGCTGGGAAAGAAGTTGAATTACCTCTATATGATTTCTTTACTGGAGAAAGAAAACCAGTTGGACATATAGAAAAATTAGAAGAGAATGGAATAATAATTTTAGAGGGAATCCACGGATTAAATGATGAACTTACAAAATATATTCCTAGAGAAAATAAATATAAAATTTATATTAGCTGTTTAACTCAAACAAATATGGATAGACATAATAGAGTTCATACAACAGATGTAAGAAAAATAAGAAGAATTGTAAGAGATAGCTTATCTCGTGCAACTACTGGAGAGGAAACTCTTGAGATGTGGAACTCTGTTAGAAAAGGTGAAGAAAAATGGATATTCCCATTCCAAGAAGAAGCGGACGCCATATTCAATTCAAGTCTTTGCTATGAACTTGGAGTTTTAAAACCTTATGCAATTCGTGAACTTATCAAAATAGATATAGAATCTCCTCAATATGAAGAGGCAAAAAAACTTGTGGAACTTTTAAGTTGTTTTGTGGATATAGAAACAGAACTTGTTCCCTCTGACTCTCTTCTAAAAGAATTTATTGGAGGAAGTGTATTTTATAATTATTAA